The following are encoded together in the Mycosarcoma maydis chromosome 4, whole genome shotgun sequence genome:
- a CDS encoding uncharacterized protein (related to VPS53 - subunit of VP51-54 complex, required for protein sorting) codes for MANPLPDPTLQEPAASNTASLPPIPPSKTNELSHDVALQIDHILSPAKQQLPNGDPIHLPSYSLADRSSLESQLDQLLSSTTTQDEQISLGSIDRVQAILRLQIRACREQITQLTAELEAEIDTNRMTQVQQAIAALLEQLLLIREKARESENVVKEITRDIRSLDIAKRNVVFSMTALKRLQMLVNGVDQLQRLAETKRYREAASALQAVRSLLDFFQSYRGVERIASAWKQVNELQNSLRATIMKDYENFFLHDPNRAVRSTNLPESALVIDAIGVEAKTALIDWYCSLQLREYRRIFRATDEAGQLDNVSRRFAWFRRILKIHEEEHAAAFPDHWKAERWLIRRFADVTKEDLRSVLIREQSRLNVSTLMEALNSTLEFEAAMSRRYNTSFEELITPPTSTTNATTQSQQQQTQTLSDVFDPYLGIFVEAQDRALGEMFVQYRRQGARISYDGEQQANGGLGRDGVFEPASGVDGAASNSSGGGTTVLPSSTELFYFYRQTLEQCARLSNREPLRDLYEVYRRWLRVYAEDVLRFSLVRPEPARRSIDVRPNIAEIQKWCLVLNTADYCASTSSQLEEKLREKIHADFKESVSLDEERDIFSTLVSYAVQTLAREFELCSEPIWNSMLRPAVAWSQLQPRSNALGGGSKSQYVVDMASLLEQIGVVVRQDVENKRYVRSWCDKVVSVLTTRFLHALVRLRPLTQAMVEQLMVDAAELKKSMVELPRYAVDDLGVGVDGSASATEASLSPWTPAPSAEQTALSTQAASYVRYVCRLTERIDMLLRVVLAPVEVDRSTTSKGLDNDGTRTKLDLIECYVKLVGDRSFSNFQKVLDLKGVRKVDQNSLLDRFLQVTASMDEATSDAATAQLKDQSFLTQLDMDPPSHPVLSSPLSASTPSFLDNSARRDSGMVRSASLFAPESAKSPTLANPPTFDAHAQGAGRAFSDLRKFGNFFGALARKDGSKQ; via the coding sequence ATGGCCAACCCTTTGCCTGACCCCACGCTGCAAGAGCCGGCCGCATCAAATACAGCTTCTCTGCCTCCGATACCACCGTCCAAGACAAACGAACTATCACATGATGTTGCTCTTCAAATTGACCATATTTTGTCaccagccaagcagcagtTGCCCAACGGCGATCCAATCCACCTGCCGTCATACAGCCTAGCCGATCGCTCttcgctcgaatcgcaacTGGACCAACTTCTCAGCTCGACAACAACGCAGGATGAACAGATCAGCCTTGGCTCGATCGATCGTGTACAGGCCATTCTTCGGCTCCAGAtccgagcttgtcgagagCAGATCACCCAGCTcaccgccgagctcgaagcagaGATCGACACCAATCGCATGACGCAAGTGCAGCAGGCGATTGCAGCGCTactcgagcagctccttTTGATCCGCGAGAAAGCACGCGAGTCTGAAAATGTCGTCAAGGAGATTACTCGCGACATTCGAAGCCTCGATATCGCCAAACGCAACGTGGTTTTCAGCATGACCGCGCTCAAACGACTTCAGATGCTCGTCAACGGCGTCGATCAACTCCAGCGCCTCGCCGAGACCAAACGCTACAGAGAAGCTGCCTCGGCGCTACAGGCTGTAAGGTCGCTTCTCGATTTTTTCCAGTCCTATCGTGgcgtcgagcgcatcgcctCTGCATGGAAGCAAGTCAACGAGCTGCAAAACAGTCTGCGCGCCACCATAATGAAGGACTACGAAAACTTCTTTTTGCACGATCCCAATCGTGCAGTGCGCTCCACGAATTTGCCTGAATCCGCCCTTGTCATCGATGCTATCGGAGTCGAAGCAAAAACTGCGCTCATCGACTGGTATTGCTCGCTACAGCTTCGCGAGTATCGCCGCATTTTCAGAGCTACCGACGAGGCGGGCCAGCTCGATAATGTCTCGAGACGATTTGCGTGGTTCAGAAGAATTTTAAAGATTCACGAGGAGGAACATGCGGCTGCCTTTCCCGACCACTGGAAGGCCGAACGATGGCTCATTCGTCGTTTCGCCGATGTCACCAAGGAAGATCTACGCAGTGTTCTCATCCGTGAGCAGTCGAGACTCAACGTGTCGACTCTCATGGAGGCGCTCAATTCAACGCTTGAATTCGAAGCTGCCATGAGTCGTCGTTACAATACGTCCTTTGAGGAGCTCATTACACCACCTACGTCTACCACGAATGCTACAACGcagtcacagcagcagcaaacacAGACGCTCTCGGACGTGTTTGACCCCTATCTCGGCATCTTTGTCGAGGCGCAGGATCGAGCGCTTGGAGAAATGTTTGTTCAGTATCGACGTCAAGGCGCACGCATCTCGTACGATGgagagcagcaggcgaATGGAGGACTCGGAAGGGACGGCGTATTCGAGCCTGCCAGCGGCGTCGATGGTGCGGCGTCCAACTCGAGTGGAGGAGGTACCACAGTTCTTCCTTCGTCGACCGAATTGTTCTATTTTTATCGCCAGACGCTGGAGCAGTGCGCACGATTGTCGAATCGCGAACCGTTGCGCGACCTGTACGAAGTGTACCGCAGATGGCTTCGCGTGTACGCCGAAGACGTGCTGCGATTTTCGCTCGTCCGTCCCGAACCCGCCCGTCGTTCGATCGATGTTCGTCCGAACATTGCCGAGATCCAGAAATGGTGCCTGGTGCTCAACACGGCCGATTACTGCGCTAGCACCTCGAGCCAGCTCGAAGAGAAGCTTCGTGAAAAGATCCACGCTGATTTCAAAGAGAGCGTTAGCCTTGACGAGGAACGTGATATCTTCAGCACGCTCGTTTCATATGCTGTTCAGACACTGGCGAGGGAGTTCGAGCTGTGTTCCGAGCCGATTTGGaactcgatgctgcgccCCGCTGTTGCGTGgagccagctgcagcctcgGTCTAATGCTTTGGGAGGCGGCAGCAAGTCGCAGTACGTGGTGGACATGGCGAGCCTGTTGGAACAGATTGGGGTAGTGGTGAGGCAAGATGTGGAGAACAAAAGGTACGTTCGAAGTTGGTGTGATAAGGTGGTTAGCGTGTTGACGACGCGCTTCTTGCACGCGTTGGTGCGATTGCGGCCGTTGACGCAGGCGAtggttgagcagctgatGGTGGATGCGGCAGAATTGAAGAAGAGCATGGTGGAGCTACCGCGATATGCGGTAGACGATCTGGGCGTGGGTGTGGATGGCAGTGCCAGTGCTACAGAAGCGAGTTTGTCGCCTTGGACGCCGGCTCCATCGGCAGAGCAGACGGCGCTGTCTACACAGGCGGCTTCGTACGTCCGTTATGTTTGCCGACTTACGGAGCGTATCGATATGTTACTGCGTGTGGTGCTTGCGccggtcgaggtggatcGTTCCACCACATCGAAAGGCTTGGACAACGATGGCACGCGGACCAAATTAGATCTGATCGAATGCTACGTGAAGCTGGTCGGCGATCGATCGTTTTCCAACTTTCAAAAAGTGCTCGATCTCAAGGGCGTACGCAAGGTGGACCAGAACAGCCTGCTCGATCGATTCCTCCAAGTGACGGCTTCTATGGACGAGGCAACGTCGGATGCTGCAACGGCGCAGCTGAAGGACCAGAGCTTCCTTACGCAGCTCGATATGGATCCTCCTTCTCATCCGGTCTTGTCTTCGCCGTTGAGCGCATCAACGCCCTCGTTTTTGGATAACAGTGCGAGGAGGGATAGCGGCATGGTCAGGTCCGCCAGTCTGTTCGCTCCGGAGAGCGCAAAGAGTCCGACGCTCGCGAATCCGCCCACTTTCGACGCACACGCTCAGGGCGCCGGAAGAGCGTTTAGCGATCTCAGGAAGTTTGGTAACTTCTTCGGCGCGTTGGCGAGGAAGGATGGTAGCAAGCAGTGA
- a CDS encoding uncharacterized protein (related to DBP10 - putative ATP-dependent RNA helicase involved in ribosome biogenesis), with protein MAKTIDFLASDGEDNFAARTISATSKPNRNDATASSSKPQKRARRSTKGSDDDGNDDFDIASSLLASAAEPAAVGMLSSSQQASQKAYASRVSAKDDDDDDARFIASVMQHANIKAGLEVAKKALSGKNKGKNKLGSGVVTGGGSFQSMGLHPSLLRSLLIRGFTTPTPIQRQAIPAIMSQPPRDVVGMARTGSGKTLAYLIPLINRLNGRHSPTFGIKSLILCPSRELAVQILRVGKEIARGWKADAGEGQDSRGEAIRWAIIVGGESLDEQFGIMSNNPDVVIATPGRMLHLTVEMNLDLKSVEYVVFDEADRLFEMGFAEQLEEMLLRLPPTRQTLLFSATLPKKLVEFTKAGLQANPKLVRLDADSKISADLRMAFFSVKPSEKEAALLVLLRDVIGVPLGEQAARDLDEEAQFNEDASDNQADGQRSRGYGNRRAEFKGKTKDKHLGNKRKRGGPGGALELLPHQTIIFCATKHHVEYLLLLLTTTGYACSHIYSSLDQATRGIQMSRFRRGQNSLLIVTDVAARGIDLPVLEHVVNFDFPPQPRTFVHRVGRTARAGRNGWAWSMCTNAELPYLCDLQLFLARPLVSSHTAIAALANGRDVASADALGLHDSLILGTLPREALDLETEFISSSLTNTSSSTAHDFPALRAVADRAQQKYEKSIAKASQESHRRAKEMVKLGSIEQINIRTASGREGQVPEWTLAGSPLEEMAVHDVVKRPEVYGLNRANKADAVTSALGSDRMDDKVKRGTDNALKEADEAAKRAALLAKVNAFRPQETVFEIGIRGDATPLGALMRSRRQTMQVKTKRAEALEARKRAIEGGGDAMEDDEEVTKPKVAARNKGKKKATAGKADNDEAVVGDAMVDMEQADEADILAAFDTTKPSKAQVQREALTDSETDASESDRDAASARHTKRARTKKAAPTSYRDPNFYLSYEQQGSTSERGYSLNNARSHTDSFIQQASAVSFDLAGDDATLGTQSQRPNVTRWDSKKKNFIQATVGADNKKMIRTESGVRLPASFRSGRYEDWKREKRIDMPKTGEIESNNHRVHERSPPETSVMGLKRFRHTKLSAPKTAGVFGNRRPGQPKRQAAKDEVKSARQIQKDRELKEKRREKNARPSKSDTNRRAKRGAARRGRGGHGPRGASR; from the coding sequence ATGGCCAAGACCATCGATTTCCTTGCGTCGGATGGCGAAGACaactttgctgctcgtacCATCTCAGCCACGTCCAAGCCGAACCGAAACGACGCCACAGCTTCATCGAGCAAACCACAGAAGCGAGCCAGGAGATCCACAAAGggcagcgatgatgacggcAATGACGACTTCGATATTGCCTCCTCGCTGCTGGCCAGTGCTGCCGAACCAGCCGCTGTTGGCATGCTGTCCTCGTCACAGCAAGCCTCGCAGAAGGCATATGCGTCTCGCGTATCCGCcaaggatgatgacgacgatgacgctCGATTCATCGCATCTGTCATGCAGCATGCCAACATCAAAGCAGGTCTAGAGGTCGCAAAGAAGGCACTTTCTGGCAAGAACAAAGgcaagaacaagctcggctCAGGTGTCGTTACCGGCGGTGGATCCTTCCAGAGCATGGGCCTGCATCCGTCTTTACTTCGATCGCTTCTCATTCGCGGCTTCACCACGCCTACACCCATTCAACGCCAGGCTATTCCGGCTATCATGTCGCAACCCCCCAGAGACGTTGTCGGTATGGCTCGTACCGGTTCAGGAAAGACGCTCGCGTATCTCATTCCGCTTATCAACCGTCTCAATGGTCGTCATTCGCCTACGTTTGGCATTAAGAGTCTTATCCTTTGTCCCTCGCGCGAACTGGCGGTACAGATCCTCAGGGTGGGAAAGGAAATTGCGCGAGGATGGAAGGCTGACGCAGGCGAGGGCCAGGATAGCCGCGGAGAAGCTATCCGCTGGGCAATAATTGTAGGCGGAGAGTCGCTCGACGAACAATTCGGCATCATGTCCAACAATCCGGATGTCGTCATCGCCACACCGGGCCGAATGCTCCATCTCACCGTCGAGATGAACCTGGACCTCAAGTCGGTCGAATACGTTGTCTTTGACGAAGCAGACCGACTTTTTGAAATGGGTTTCGCagaacagctcgaggagaTGCTCCTGCGTCTGCCACCAACACGACAGACTTTGCTGTTCAGCGCTACGCTGCccaagaagctcgtcgagtTCACCAAGGCCGGATTGCAGGCCAACCCAAAACTCGTGCGTCTGGACGCCGATAGCAAGATCAGCGCGGACCTGCGCATGGCGTTCTTTAGCGTCAAGCCGTCCGAGAAGGAAGCTGCGCTCTTGGTTCTGCTGCGAGACGTGATTGGTGTTCcgcttggcgagcaggCTGCACGGGACCTGgatgaagaagcgcaaTTCAATGAAGACGCGAGTGACAACCAAGCCGACGGTCAGCGATCACGCGGCTACGGCAACAGGAGGGCCGAGTTCAAAGGCAAGACCAAGGACAAGCATCTCGGCAACAAACGCAAACGTGGAGGACCAGGAGGAGCACTGGAACTGCTCCCGCACCAAACCATCATTTTTTGCGCCACCAAGCATCACGTAGAGTatctgctgttgcttcTGACCACCACTGGCTATGCGTGCTCGCACATCTACTCGTCGCTCGACCAAGCGACACGCGGTATCCAAATGTCTCGCTTCCGACGCGGGCAGAACAGCCTGCTGATCGTCACCGACGTTGCTGCGCGTGGTATCGATCTGCCTGTTCTCGAGCACGTTGTCAACTTCGACTTTCCGCCGCAGCCGCGAACGTTTGTTCATCGAGTTGGACGTACTGCACGTGCCGGCCGAAACGGTTGGGCGTGGAGCATGTGCACAAATGCCGAGCTTCCATACCTGTGCGATTTGCAGCTGTTTCTCGCTCGCCCTCTCGTGTCCTCACATAccgccatcgctgctcTTGCCAACGGCAGAGACGTTGCGTCGGCCGACGCGCTCGGTCTACACGACAGCCTCATCCTCGGAACCTTGCCGCGCGAAGCGTTGGACCTCGAAACCGAATTcatctcttcctctctCACAaacacctcgtcgtccaccGCGCACGACTTCCCCGCTCTGCGCGCAGTAGCCGATCGAGCACAGCAAAAGTACGAAAAGTCGATCGCCAAAGCATCGCAGGAATCGCACCGACGCGCCAAAGAGATGGTCAAGCTAGGAAGCATCGAACAGATCAACATTCGCACCGCGTCCGGCAGAGAAGGCCAAGTACCCGAGTGGACGTTGGCGGGCTCGCCCCTGGAAGAGATGGCGGTGCACGATGTTGTGAAGCGCCCCGAGGTGTATGGGTTGAACCGAGCAAACAAGGCCGACGCTGTGACGAGCGCGCTTGGCAGCGACCGAATGGACGACAAGGTGAAGCGTGGCACGGACAACGCGCTCAAGGAGGCGGACGAGGCGGCCAAGAGGGCGGCGCTGTTGGCCAAGGTCAATGCGTTCCGACCGCAAGAGACGGTGTTTGAAATTGGGATCAGGGGGGATGCCACGCCGTTGGGAGCGTTGATGAGGAGCAGAAGGCAGACGATGCAGGTCAAAACCAAGAGGGCAGAAGCGTTGGAGGCGAGGAAAAGGGCGATCGAGGGTGGAGGTGATGCGATGGAAGATGATGAGGAGGTGACCAAGCCCAAAGTTGCTGCGCGTAACAAGGGTAAGAAAAAGGCAACTGCTGGCAAGGCGGATAACGACGAAGCTGTGGTGGGGGATGCGATGGTGGATATGGAGCAAGCAGATGAAGCGGATATCCTTGCTGCATTTGACACGACCAAGCCTTCAAAAGCACAAGTCCAACGTGAAGCATTGACTGATTCGGAAACGGACGCTTCTGAGTCGGACCGAGACGCTGCGTCTGCGCGACACACGAAGCGCGCGCGCACCAAGAAAGCCGCACCGACGTCGTACCGCGATCCGAACTTCTACCTCTCGTACGAGCAGCAAGGGTCTACATCTGAACGCGGCTATTCGCTCAACAACGCACGTAGTCACACGGACTCGTTCATCCAGCAGGCGTCTGCGGTGTCATTCGACCTCGCCGGCGACGACGCGACGCTGGGCACGCAATCTCAACGACCCAACGTGACACGATGGGATTCCAAAAAGAAAAACTTTATCCAAGCCACTGTGGGTGCGGACAACAAAAAGATGATCCGCACCGAGTCCGGTGTTCGTCTGCCCGCCTCGTTCCGCTCCGGTCGGTATGAGGATTGGAAGCGCGAAAAGCGCATCGACATGCCCAAGACGGGCGAAATCGAGTCCAACAACCACCGCGTCCACGAGCGCTCGCCTCCAGAAACGAGCGTTATGGGTCTCAAACGCTTCAGACATACCAAGCTCAGTGCACCCAAGACAGCCGGCGTATTCGGCAACCGTCGACCGGGCCAGCCGAAACGccaagctgccaaagaCGAAGTGAAAAGCGCCAGACAAATCCAAAAGGACAGAgagctcaaggagaagAGAAGAGAGAAGAACGCCCGACCCAGCAAGTCCGATACCAATCGCAGAGCAAAACGCGGCGCAGCACGCCGTGGACGTGGTGGTCATGGCCCGCGTGGTGCAAGCAGGTAA